ATGTTAACTACTGCTATGCCTTTGAATGTGCTTGCGGAAGTGACTGATAAAAGCTCAGAATTCGAGGATAGCTCTGAACCTGAAGTGAGTACTGATTCTGAGGAAAGTATTGATTCTTCAACAATTTCTAGCGAAAACCAAGATAGTTCAGAACAAACTGAAACAGAAGACAATAAGGTTGATACAAATTCTGATAATGGCGAAGACAAGGAAGTTATTGAAGAAAAAAATGTAGAAACTACTCCTTCAATTAAAGAAAATTCAGCTATGGGCCCTGGATTTTATGATACAGATATGGGCAATCAAAGGATGGCTAGAAGCACTAATGTTTTTTTAGATAATATAAAAAAAGGTGCCATTGACGGATGGAGCAGATACAAAATTTTGCCGTCAATTTCAGCTGCTCAAGCGGTTTTGGAAAGTGGATGGGGAAAATCAACATTAGCAATTAATGCAAATAATTTATTTGGAATTAAGGGAAGATATAATGGGTCATATGTTGTTATGCCCACGTTAGAATATATTAATGGCCAATGGATAACAGTAAATGCTGAGTTTAGAAAATACCCTAGCTGGGATGCAAGTGTGGAAGATCACGGAAGTTTCTTCCATGAAAACCCTCGTTACTCTAACTTGATAGGGGTTACTGACTATCGTACTGTTGCTAGACTGTTACAAGAGGATGGCTATGCAACAGATCCTGAATATGCTGCAAAGCTAATTTCAATTATCGAATACAATGGTTTGGCTGACTGGGATGTTCAAGCTTTAGGGAATCATAGTAGTAAGAATAGTGTTAAAATAATTGATTTAGATTTACCTACAGCACAAAGATGGCTTGATGAAATTCAAAAAAGATATGTGGGATTAATAACACCAGATAGAGTATTTGGAATGAAAAAAGGCAATGACTGGTCTGTAAAAATGACGGACGTTACGTACGAGCAAGCTGTTGGAATATGTCGTATTTTTAGAACTATTTTCCCACAGTATGAAATATATGGCACTAGAAGAAATGTTAATGATAGCATTGTAGCTTCTACACCATTTAATGTTGAAATTACTGGAATTGCTCGTGGTGATGCAGACAGTGTAATAAGAGAAGTTAGAAATCAATACTATTGGTTGTTAACTAGTGATAGAATTTTTATTACTCCATTATCTTCTAGCTATATGATTGAAGTTAATTCTGTTCCGACAAATTCGGTAAATGGTTTGAAACAAGAATTAAAAACGATTTATCAATTAATGGATTATCAAGTTCAGTAACAAAAGTTTAGCGAATTAGATATAGTGAAACCAGAAAAAGGTAACTTGAGAGTGAGTGCTCAAGTTACTTTTTTTTATTGAAGTCGGATATATTCTTATAACTAATTTAGAAAAAAGAGCTTAATACAAAAAATAGGCTTAATTCCTTTAAAAGTTAAGTAGGAAAGATGGATAAATGTAAGCGTGACTAATAAAATGAATTTAGATATGTAAGGTTAAATAATAAAAAATATATTTGAAATAGTAGTTAAAATAAGGTAAAGTAAGCATTGTGAAAGATACATATATAGTCTGTTCTTTTCTAGTTAAATGGTTCCCTAAATATCCCTGACTATAGTTAGCACATTATGTTTGAGAGAGGTGCATATATGAAATTAACGACGGTAATAGTTATTTATAATATGGAAATTGAGAAAACAAAAACTATTGAGTCTTTAAAAAACAACAAATTATTTTTTGAGTGTGAAAATATGGACTCACAAGTAATTATTTATGATAATAGTAATTCCCCACAAGATTGTCCTCAAATCTTTAAAAATCAAGTCTATATTCATGATGAGCGAAATATTGGGATTGTGACAGCCTATAATAAAGCTTGGGAGATAGCTAGTAATAAAAAAAATGACTGGCTTCTTTTATTAGATCAAGATACTGAAATAACAGAAGATTATTTAAAAAGAACAATTGCAGCGCTAAGCAATAATCAACAAGAAGAGAACATAGTTGCTATAGTGCCAACTGTATATTCAAATGAAAAAGTTGTTTCGCCTGTATTTTTAGATTCATTAAGACCTTTAAAGAATACGATGCCTTCTAAAGGATTACAGGAAAAAAAGGTTATGGCTATTAACTCGGGTGCGGTAATTCGTGTTTCTTTTTTAAATGAAATTAATGGATTTAACAAAGAATTTCCTTTAGACTATTTGGATCATTGGTTGTTCCACACTATCTATGAAAAAAATCGCAAGATTTTTTTGTCAGATGCAAAGTTAAATCATGACTTATCTGTTATGAATTACAATACAATTTCACTTGGTAGATACAAAAGTATAGTAGATTCTGAAGTGAGGTACTATAACAAATATTTACCCGATAAAAAAATTCAATTTAAGAAGCATTTGTTTCTAAGAATGATGAAACAAGCTATTTCTGTTAAAAATAAACGAATTTTCCTATATACAGCAAAACAAATATTCAAATAATGAATTGAGATTGCGAAGACGCTATTTTACTCGTTATAAATTAAGAAAGTTTAGACATTCTTAAATACTTAGAAAATGACAACTATGTTATAATGATGGTAAATAGAACTAAGAGAATGTTTATTATTATAGTTAGTTTCTATGAATAATAGAAACTGATAGATAAAAAAATAACTTGAGAATAGTTAGAGGAAAGTGGTATTTATGAATAAGACTTTAGCGACTGTAAGCATTGTTACATACAATAGTAAGCATATATTTACAGTCTTAGATAACTTAAGAAAAGAATTTGAAAATGATGAGCGATTTCGTTTTGTCATATTCGATAATAATTCTTCATTGGATTATCAAAAAAAATTGAAATCCTATGAAGATTTAGTAATTTTATATTTTAACGACGAAAATAAAGGTTTTGGGTATGGGCATAATAGCAATTTTAAAAAATTCGCTGAAGATAGCGAATATTTCTTAGTTTTTAATCCAGATATTTTAGTTGAAAAAAATAGTTTACTAAAAATGATTCATTTAATGGACCAAGAAAAAGATATAGGATTATGTTTTCCTAAGGTTCTTAATGAAGATGGAACGAAACAATATTTAATCCGCAACAGACTAACGGTATTTGATTTTGCGCTAAGATTTATTCCCTTTAGTTTCGTAAAAAAAATGTTTCATAAAAGATTGGCCACTTATGAATGTCAAGACTTATCAGATAAGCATAATTCAGATGTGAAAATTGGTTCAGGCTGTTTTATGTTATTACGTAGTACAGTTTTTGAAGAAGCCAAAGGTTTTGATGAACGTTACTTTATGTACTTCGAAGATTCTGATTTATCTCTAACAATTGGAAAGTTAGGAGCTCGATTGGTTTACACTCCCTTTTCTACAGTAATTCATTTTTATGAAAAAGGTGCTCATAAAAATAAGCAATTATTCAAAATATTTATGCAATCTATGAGGAAGTTTTTCAATAAGTGGGGATGGAACATAATTTAATTTTAAAACCTATTAGGGAGTGAATAATATCATATGAATCGTTTTGAAAAAGGGTTATTGACAGTTTTTTTTCTTGAATTATTTATTGGCGGTGGAGGCAGACTATTAGAATTTGGGCCTCTATCTATTAGACAAGTGATTTTTTTGACCTTGATTGCAACATATGTTACAAGAATTTTTTACACAAAAAGTTTTTTTAATTCAAATGTTAATGTGTTTATATCCAAAAAGTATGCGACGTATAGTGTATATGCATTATTATTTTGGTTCGTCGTAAGTTCAATAATTGGTATTTTAAATCAACACAGTTTTTCAATTATAATGATGGATTTTTTACGGGTTTCTTTTTTAGGCTTATATTTCCCATTAGCCTATTATATTTCAGAAGAGCGGTTTAAATTAAGCTGGGTCATTAATCTTTTGAAAATAGCCACTTTAATTATAGCAATATTTACTATCGGAATTGACGTTACAGGTAGATTCATCTTAAAAGATAATTTTAATGAATTTTATATAGCTATTAACAACGCTTTCCCAAATGAGTTATTCTTTAGACCTAGTCGTGGAGTATTTTATAAAGGCCACTTCTTCTTATTATTTGGTTTAATTATATCAACTAATCAATGGTTGAATCGAAAGCAAACTAAGTTAGACATGGTTAATGTAGTATTGGCGATAGTTTCTATTATTTGGTCAGAAACGAGAGGCTTATTAATTGGATACATGGTAGCAATCTTTTTTATAGCTCTTTTAGATTATAAGGTTTTATTGACTCCAATAATTGGTTTTTTTAATCGGCTAAAAGCTATGGTTTCCAAACCAAATAGAAAAAAATTAATACTTTATTTTTGTATTTTAATATCCGTGCCACTGTTGTATCAAAATATGACATTATCGCGTTTCAATGATATGCCTTTAGCATCAAATCAAACCAACAGCACACATAAAAAAAATTCTAAAGTAAATGATGTAAGTATAAATGCTAGATTATATTTGTTGCAAGCATCTAAAGATATAGTGTTAGAGAAACCACAAAATATGATCATTGGTAATGGTTATGGAACTAAAATTGGTGACAGAATTGATGGTATTGAAATGAGTTTTATTGATATATTGGTAGAGCAAGGCTTGGTTGGTGTATTACTCTGGCTTAACTTGTGCTTATTACCATTTATTTACTATTTTAAAGTTTACAAAAAAGAAAAAAGACTATTGTATACTCAGATATCATTATTGGCATGTGTGGTGGCAATGGTTCTCTTGACAAATATTAACCCATTTTTAAATAGTCCTATTGGATTAGGTTTTCTATTATTTGTAATTGCCGATGCAATGAATTCTAAGGCTAGTTTTTCTTCGAAATTTGACAAGGTGGAGGGAATAAAATGATTTCTGTTTGTTTAGCAACCTTTAATGGACAGGAATTTATTGAAAGACAACTAGATTCCATTATTGAACAAGTAACAAGTGAAGATGAGATTATTATTGTTGATGATGGGTCAAATGATAGGACGATTGACTTAATCAAAGCCAAGTATTCTGAACAAGTATTTTTGCATATAAATACTAGTAATTTAGGTCCTATAAAAAGTTTTGAAAAAGCCATTTCTTTGGCTACAGGAGATTATATATTCTTATGTGACCAAGATGATATTTGGTTGCCGAATAAAGTCCAAGTGGTGATAGAGGCCTTTAAAGAACAAAAAGCTGATATAGTTGTTCATGATGCACAAGTTGTAGATGGAAATCTTAAAGAGTTATCACCTTCATGGAATATAAGAAATAAAAATAAGTTAGATCAAACACTACTAGGAAATATTAAAAAGAATGCTTTCACTGGATGCATGATGGCATTTAGCCAAGAAATGGTGCCTTTAATACTTCCTTTTCCAGATTCGATTGAAATGCATGATCAGTGGATTGCTTTAGTAGGAATGATTGAAAAGAAAAAGATTGTTAGCATAGACAATATTCTGATGAAGTATGTTAGGCACGGAAGTAATGTTACAGCGATAAAAAGTAGGAGTTTAAAAGAACAGTTAATTGGACGTACAGGAACCTTACGAGCTGTGTTACAATATAAATATCGATAATGATTTTAACTATGAAAGGAATGTGCAAAAATGAAAGGAATTATTTTAGCAGGAGGAAGTGGAACACGATTATATCCACTAACAAAAGCTGTATCCAAACAATTAATGCCGATTTATGATAAACCAATGATTTATTACCCAATGTCTACACTAATGTTAGCTGGTATCAAGGATATATTAATTATTTCAACACCGACAGACACTCCCAGATTTGAGCAATTACTAGGAAATGGTAATGAATTAGGTTTAAATATTGAATATAAAGTGCAAGAAAGTCCTGATGGTTTAGCTCAAGCCTTTATTTTAGGCGAAGATTTTATTGGTGATGATTCAGTATGTCTAATTTTAGGAGACAATATTTATTATGGTGGTGGCATGTCTAAAATGTTGCAACGTGCAGCTGCAAAAACTGACGGTGCCACAGTTTTTGGTTATCACGTAAATGATCCAGAACGTTTTGGTGTAGTTGAATTTGATGAAGAAATGCGCGCTATTTCGATTGAGGAAAAACCGACTGCCGCTAAAAGTAACTATGCAGTAACTGGTTTGTACTTCTATGACAACCAGGTTGTTGAAATAGCTAAGAATATTAAACCATCTGAACGTGGTGAATTAGAAATCACAGATGTTAATAAAGCTTATTTAGAAGCTGGTAAATTAGATGTAGAACTTATGGGTCGAGGTTTTGCATGGCTAGATACAGGTACACATGAGTCTTTATTAGAAGCAGCTACCTTTATTGAAACTATTCAAAAGCGCCAAAATCTAATGGTCGCATGCCTAGAAGAAATTTCATATAGAATGGGATATATTACTAAAAATCAACTTTTAGAATTAGCCCAACCTCTTAAAAAGAATGGTTATGGTCAATATTTACTACGTTTAGCAGAAACTAAAATCTAGAAAGCAGGCAATCAAATGAAAGTAATTGATACAAAATTGCAAGATGTAAAAATTATTGAGACTCCAGTACATGGGGATCATCGAGGTTTTTTCACAGAAAGTTATACAGAAGATAAATTTAATGAAGCAGGAATTCCTAATAAATTTATTCAAGATAATCATTCATTATCAGTAGAGCCAGGTGTTATTCGTGGAATGCACTATCAAACAAATCCCAAAGCTCAAACTAAGCTAGTTCGAGTGACTACAGGGGCTATATATGATGTATTAGTAGACATGCGTAAAGGCTCTCCAACATATGGACAATGGGAAGGCTATATTTTAAGCGAGTACAATCACCGTCAATTACTAGTTCCCAAGGGATTTGCACATGGTTTTTGTACAATTACTGGAAATGTAAATGTGCAGTATAAAGTAGACGAACTTTATTCACCAGAAAATGATCGAGGAATTGCTTTTGATGATCCAGATGTTGGTATTATTTGGCCAATGAATAACCCTATTATGTCCGAAAAAGATACAAAGCATCCTCAATTAAAAGATGCAGATAACAACTTTGTTTGGGAGGAAAAATAAATATGAATATTTTAGTCACTGGTGGAGCAGGTTTTATAGGAAGTAATTTTGTACATTATATGTTAGAAAATCACCCTGATTATAAAATTATTAACTTAGATTTATTGACATATGCTGGAAATATACACAATTTAGATGACGTTATGGAAAATCCGAATCATGTTTTTGTCCAAGGTAATATCAATAACCGTGAGTTAGTTCGCAATTTGGTTAAAACTTACGATATCAACCAATTTGTTAACTTTGCAGCAGAATCTCACGTAGATAGAAGTATATTGAATCCTGAGATTTTCGTGGAGACGAATATTCAAGGAACATTAGCATTATTAGATGTAGCAAAAGAATTAAATATCAATAAATATTTGCAAGTTTCAACTGATGAAGTATATGGATCATTAGGCGCAGAAGGCTATTTTACTGAAGAGACGCCTTTAGCACCCAACAGCCCATACTCTGCTAGTAAAACTGGAGCAGACTTATTAGTCCGCTCATATTTTGAAACATATGGTATGAATGTAAACATCACTCGTTGTTCAAACAACTATGGTCCTTATCATTTTCCAGAAAAATTAATTCCTCTGATGATAACTAATGGGATGGATAACAAAGATCTACCAATATATGGTGATGGCTTAAATATTCGCGATTGGTTACACGTGCAGGACCATTGTCAAGCAATTGACCTAGTTTTGCATAAAGGACGTAAAGGTGAGGTTTATAATATAGGTGGTCACAATGAACGAACGAACAATCAAATCGTTGAGATTATTATTGAAAAACTAGGTTTATCAAATGACTTAATCAAATACGTAGAAGACCGTTTAGGACATGATAAACGATACGCTATTGATCCAACTAAATTAGAAACTGAATTAGGTTGGAAACCAAAATATACATTTGATACAGGAATTGTTGAGACTATTGATTGGTATCAAGCTAATGAAGCTTGGTGGCGTCCTTTGAAAGAACGAGCTAATTTAAACTAAGTACTTTACTAAGAGAGAAAACTTCAGATTTAAGGTTTTCTCTCTTTTCGTGTAGATTACATTTTGGAGAGGAACGATAAGTAAAAATATGAAGATTATGGCTGTAGTTGTTACCTTTAATCCAGATAAACAAGCATATGAGAATATCAGAAAATTAAGTCAACAGATTGATTTTATTTTAGTGGTTGACAATTCCTTAAAATCATCACGATTTGTGTTGCAGCAAGAAGGAATTGAAGTGGTTTATAATTCAGAAAATCTCGGAATTGGAAAAGCTTTAAATCTCGGTTTAGACTACGCAATTCAACATGATTTTGATTGGTTATTTACATTTGATCAAGATAGTCAAATAACAGATAATTTTGTTAGAAATATGATTTCAACAAATGAACTATATGAAAAAAAAGAAAAGATACAACCAGTTCTAATTTGCCCCACGTATATACATCCCGACGATGCAATCGTATATGACAATGCTAAAGAGACAGATAATGAATTTTATGTAGAAGTCGAGACTGCCATGACTTCAGGTAACGCGTTGAATATTAGTCTACTTAAAGACAAAAATATTCGTTTTAAAGAAGCGTACTTTATTGATTTTGTAGATCATGAATTTTGTTTTCATTTACGAAAAGCTGGGTATAAAATTATTCAATCATTAGACGCACCACTAATTCATAGTTTAGGTGAAGTGAAAGAAAAGATAATTTTCGGGAAAACACTCACTTCTACAAATCATAATGCAGTGAGACGGTATTATATTACTAGAAATCGTCTAGATGTGTATAGAAACTATTTTTCTCAAGAAAAAAAATGGATAAAAATTGACTTTGTAAACTCAATTATGGAATTTGTGAAAATTATATTAATCGAAGATCAAAAATCTTTGAAAGTACTGAATATATTTAGAGGAACAAAGGATGCATTATTAAATAATTGGGGTCCATATCGTTATACTAAATAGTAAAGGAGTCATATTTAGAATGGAGAAAATAAAAAATAATAAAATTATACACAATTTTTTATCTTTAGCGAGTGTTCAAGTTCTTAATTATATTTTACCCCTAATTACGTTACCTTATCTACTTAGAGTAGTTGGTGTAAGTCATTTTGGTTTGATTAGCTTTGCGCAAGCGATCATGCAGTATTTTATTTTATTTACTGATTATGGATTTAATTTAATAGCAACTAGAGATATTTCTAAAGTGAGAGACGATAAAGAAAAAGTATCCTTAATATTTTGTACAGTCATGGCCGCAAAATTAATTTTATTGCTGCTATCGTTTGCTGTATTAATTATTTTAATACTTGCTGTACCAAAATTTAGAGAAGACACCTTATTATATCTCTTTACATTTGGAATGGTTGTAGGAAGTGTTTTATTTCCTACATGGTTTTTCCAAGGGATTGAAGAAATGAAAGTAATTTCTTTATTAAATATTTTTTCAAAATTAATTTTCACAATCGGGATTTTTATAGTTGTAAAAACACCAGAAGATTACTTAAACGTTGCAATTCTCAATTCTTTAGGGTTTATATTAATAGGGGTCATCTCAATTTTTATAGTATTTTTTAAATATAAAGTTAAATTGAAATTACCTGAAGTACATCAAATTGTCAGTCAAATGAAGGAAGGCTGGGATATTTTTCTGTCAAATATGTTCTCCAGTCTGTATACAACTAGTAATACAGTTATTTTAGGTTTCTTAGCTTCTAATACAGTCGTGGGATATTTTTCTGCAGCGGATAAAATTATTAAAGCTTGTTCAAGTGTTATTTCTCCAATCATCCAAGCTGTTTATCCACATATCAGTAATTTAATTGAAAAATCAAAAGAAGAAACATTGATTTTAATTCGAAAAATCGGTATATATATTACGTGCGTAATCGGCGCTGGCTGTTTAGTACTTCTATTTGGTGCCCCTTATTTACTTCCATTACTTGCCGGAAATAGTTATGATAATTCTATTTTGTTAATTCAAATCATGTCCTTTTTACCTTTAATTATTGGATGGGCAAATATTTTTGGAATATTAACATTAATTAATTTTGGGTATCAGAAAGAGCTTTCTAGGATATATATTTATTCTAGCTTATTTAGTATTATAACTACAATAGTATTGGTTCCAGCATTTAAAGAAGTCGGAACAGCGATTAATGTCACGTTAATTGAAATTATTGTGACTGTAGCAATGTACTACGTATTGAAAAAGAAAGGCATAGATATTTTTCGTGCCAAAATAAATTTAAAGGATGGGAAATAAAATGAAAAAAATATTAATTACTGGTGCAAATGGACAATTAGGTACGGAATTACAAAATCTATTAACAAAAAAAAATATCCCATATGTGGCAGCAGATATAAAAGTTTTAGATATCACAAATGCAAACTCAGTTACTACGTTTATTGAAGAAATGAAGCCTGATGTGATTTATCATTGTGCTGCATATACAGCAGTTGATAAAGCAGAGGATGAAGGGAAAGAGAAAAATCAATTAGTCAATGTAGTAGGAACAAAAAATGTTGCTCAAGCAGCTGAAAAAGTTGGAGCTACTGTTGTTTATATAAGTACAGATTATGTTTTTGATGGGACAAAAAAAGAGGAGTATAATGTTGACGATAAACCCAATCCTAAAAATGAATATGGGCGTGCAAAGTATGAGGGAGAATTAGAAATTCAAAAAAACTGTTCGAAATATTATATTATACGCACATCATGGGTATATGGACAATTCGGTGCTAATTTTGTATTTACTATGCAAAAATTAGCTCAAACGCACAGTAAATTGACTATTGTTAATGATCAATATGGTCGACCTACTTGGACTAAAGACTTAGCTGATTTTATGTTATTTTTAGTGAATGAAGAAGCTGAATATGGAATTTATCATTTTTCAAATGATGACAGTTGTACGTGGTATGAATTTGCACAAGAAATTTTAAAGGACGAAGATATATCGCTTACAGGAGTAACGTCATCCGAGTATCCTCAAAAAGCTAAAAGACCAAAATATTCTATTTTAAATTTAACTAAAACTAAAAGTTTAGGGTATGAAGTTCCTACTTGGCAAGATTCTTTACAGTTGTTATTAAAAGAATTAGAAAAATAGTCTAAGTAATCAAAACGATTTATGGTATAATAATGTGGTTGAAGGAACGAAGTAGTAATTGTAGATGTTTTTTTGACAGATTATTAAAAAACTTGAACTATTCAAGGGATGAAGGTATTGGAGAAAAATGAAAAAGGTATTGATATTAGCTAATGATGCTACTAACTTGTACAAACTAAGAAAAGAAATTATTGTCGGCTTAATTAACAAGGGATATGAAGTATACGTTGCCCTAGGGAATGATGACAGTGTTGAGAAGCTAGTTTCTTTAGGATGCAAATTTATTGAAATTGATGTAGACCGCCGAGGCTGAAATATCGTAAAAGATATAAAATTATTCCTTAGATACGTTAAGTTAGTGAAGGATATAAATCCTGATTTAGTCATGACATATGCCATAAAACCTAATATATATGGCGGCATGACTGCTAGACTGTTGAAGAAAAAATATATTATTAATATTACTGGAATTGGAACAGCCTTTCAAAAAGAAAATATGTTGAAAAAATTGTCACATTATTGTATAGAATAAGCGCGAAAAATGCGGTTGTTTTTTATCAAAACCAAGAAAATAAAAGCATATTTTTAAAGAATAATATTGTAGGGACTAAGGAAATACTTGTCCCAGGTTCGGGTGTCAATTTAGAACAGTTTACGTATTGCGAAGTAGCCGATACCAAACATGATAAGTTTTTATTTATTGCTAGGGTGATGGAAGAAAAGGGTGTTGATGAATTTTTATATACTTCAAAAATGCTTCATAAAAAATATCCCGAAGTAGAATTTCATATTATTGGTGATATTGAAGAAGATAGATATGAATCAATTCTAAAAGAATATATTGATGCTGGAATTATTCATTACCATGGTTATACTGAAAATGTTCATGATTTTATTAGAAACTCTACCTGTGTTGTATTACCCAGCTATCACGAGGGGATGTCTAATGCTTTGTTGGAATCAGCAGCAATTGGACGACCGTTAATTGCATCAAATATTAGTGGATGTATTGAAATCATTGAAGATGGCGTCAATGGGTATTTAGTAGAGCCAAAAGATAAAGAGTCTCTACTATTAGGTGTTGAAAAATTTATAGCTTTACCTAGAGAAACTAAGGAACTTATGGGCAAAGCAGGACGTAAAAAAATTGAAAAAGAATTCAATCGTAAAATAATAGTTGACGCATATACAAAATGTATTGATGGACTAACTGGAGGAACAAAAAATGATTAATTTTGATGATATTAAAACTGGAAATGCCTATATTTCATTAATTGGTTTAGGTTATGTGGGAATGCCAATAGCAGTAGCTTTTGCAAAAAAAGCAAAAGTGATAGGATTTGATTTAAATCAAGAGAAAATTGATATCTATAAAAGCGGTATTGATCCAACTAATGAAGTGGGTAATGAAGTAATTAAAAGAACTTCTGTTGAGTTCACTTCAAATGAAGAAGATTTAAAGAGAGCGAGCTTTCATATTGTTGCAGTACCTACGCCTATAAAAAAAGATAAGACACCAGATCTTACTCCAGTCATTTCTGCAAGTGAATTGTTAGGAAGAAACTTAGAAAAAGGTTCAATTGTTGTATATGAATCTACCGTTTATCCAGGTGTGACAGAAGATATATGTATCCCAATTTTAGAAAAGGTTTCTGGACTAAAAGCCGGAATTGATTTTAAAGTTGGTTACTCACCTGAAAGAATAAATCCAGGTGATAAAGTTCACAGATTGGAATCAATTATTAAAGTTGTTTCAGGTATGGACGAAGAATCTCTTTCAACAATTGCAAGTGTATATGAATTAGTTGTTGAGGTAGGCGTTTATAAAGCTGAAAGTATTAAAGTTGCTGAGGCAGCGAAAGTTATTGAAAACTCACAAAGAGATATAAACATCGCTTTTATGAATGAATTGTCTATGATTTTCAATCGTTTAGATATTGATACAAAGGCTGTACTAAAAGCTGCTGGAACGAAATGGAATTTTTTGAATTTTGAACCAGGGTTAGTTGGAGGACACTGCATTGGTGTTGATCCTTACTATCTAACGTACAAAGCTGAGGAAGTAGGATATCATTCGAAAATAATTTTATCTGGTAGAAGAATTAATGATGATATGGGAAAATATGTTGTTGAAAACGCAGTAAAAGAATTAATTAATGCGGATACGTTAGTAAAAACTTCACGTGTTGGTATTTTTGGTTTCACGTTCAAAGAAAATTGTCCAGATACTAGAAATACTAGAGTTATTGATATCTATACAGAATTGTCAGAATATGGCGTAACCCCCTTAGTTTATGATCCAGAAGCTGACCAAGAAGAGGTTGAAAAAGAATATAAAATAAAACTTGCCACTATTGAAGAAATGGAAAAATTAGATGCTATTATTATCGCAGTTAATCACACTAAATTTAGTGAGTATACAACTGATAAATGGTTGTCGTTCTTTAAAAAGGATAAAAAAATAATCTTAGATATTAAAGGTATGCTAGATAAAGAAGAATTTCTTGATAAAAATGTAAGTTATTGGAGGTTATAAAATGGGATATACAAATGTTGAGTTTCCAAAAAATTCATTATTTCTAATTACTGGTGGAGCGGGATTTATAGGCTCCAATT
This Carnobacterium maltaromaticum DSM 20342 DNA region includes the following protein-coding sequences:
- the rfbD gene encoding dTDP-4-dehydrorhamnose reductase — translated: MKKILITGANGQLGTELQNLLTKKNIPYVAADIKVLDITNANSVTTFIEEMKPDVIYHCAAYTAVDKAEDEGKEKNQLVNVVGTKNVAQAAEKVGATVVYISTDYVFDGTKKEEYNVDDKPNPKNEYGRAKYEGELEIQKNCSKYYIIRTSWVYGQFGANFVFTMQKLAQTHSKLTIVNDQYGRPTWTKDLADFMLFLVNEEAEYGIYHFSNDDSCTWYEFAQEILKDEDISLTGVTSSEYPQKAKRPKYSILNLTKTKSLGYEVPTWQDSLQLLLKELEK
- a CDS encoding glycosyltransferase gives rise to the protein MYRISAKNAVVFYQNQENKSIFLKNNIVGTKEILVPGSGVNLEQFTYCEVADTKHDKFLFIARVMEEKGVDEFLYTSKMLHKKYPEVEFHIIGDIEEDRYESILKEYIDAGIIHYHGYTENVHDFIRNSTCVVLPSYHEGMSNALLESAAIGRPLIASNISGCIEIIEDGVNGYLVEPKDKESLLLGVEKFIALPRETKELMGKAGRKKIEKEFNRKIIVDAYTKCIDGLTGGTKND
- the rfbC gene encoding dTDP-4-dehydrorhamnose 3,5-epimerase — its product is MKVIDTKLQDVKIIETPVHGDHRGFFTESYTEDKFNEAGIPNKFIQDNHSLSVEPGVIRGMHYQTNPKAQTKLVRVTTGAIYDVLVDMRKGSPTYGQWEGYILSEYNHRQLLVPKGFAHGFCTITGNVNVQYKVDELYSPENDRGIAFDDPDVGIIWPMNNPIMSEKDTKHPQLKDADNNFVWEEK
- a CDS encoding glycosyltransferase; this translates as MKKVLILANDATNLYKLRKEIIVGLINKGYEVYVALGNDDSVEKLVSLGCKFIEIDVDRRG
- the rfbB gene encoding dTDP-glucose 4,6-dehydratase translates to MNILVTGGAGFIGSNFVHYMLENHPDYKIINLDLLTYAGNIHNLDDVMENPNHVFVQGNINNRELVRNLVKTYDINQFVNFAAESHVDRSILNPEIFVETNIQGTLALLDVAKELNINKYLQVSTDEVYGSLGAEGYFTEETPLAPNSPYSASKTGADLLVRSYFETYGMNVNITRCSNNYGPYHFPEKLIPLMITNGMDNKDLPIYGDGLNIRDWLHVQDHCQAIDLVLHKGRKGEVYNIGGHNERTNNQIVEIIIEKLGLSNDLIKYVEDRLGHDKRYAIDPTKLETELGWKPKYTFDTGIVETIDWYQANEAWWRPLKERANLN
- a CDS encoding flippase, with product MEKIKNNKIIHNFLSLASVQVLNYILPLITLPYLLRVVGVSHFGLISFAQAIMQYFILFTDYGFNLIATRDISKVRDDKEKVSLIFCTVMAAKLILLLLSFAVLIILILAVPKFREDTLLYLFTFGMVVGSVLFPTWFFQGIEEMKVISLLNIFSKLIFTIGIFIVVKTPEDYLNVAILNSLGFILIGVISIFIVFFKYKVKLKLPEVHQIVSQMKEGWDIFLSNMFSSLYTTSNTVILGFLASNTVVGYFSAADKIIKACSSVISPIIQAVYPHISNLIEKSKEETLILIRKIGIYITCVIGAGCLVLLFGAPYLLPLLAGNSYDNSILLIQIMSFLPLIIGWANIFGILTLINFGYQKELSRIYIYSSLFSIITTIVLVPAFKEVGTAINVTLIEIIVTVAMYYVLKKKGIDIFRAKINLKDGK
- a CDS encoding glycosyltransferase family 2 protein encodes the protein MKIMAVVVTFNPDKQAYENIRKLSQQIDFILVVDNSLKSSRFVLQQEGIEVVYNSENLGIGKALNLGLDYAIQHDFDWLFTFDQDSQITDNFVRNMISTNELYEKKEKIQPVLICPTYIHPDDAIVYDNAKETDNEFYVEVETAMTSGNALNISLLKDKNIRFKEAYFIDFVDHEFCFHLRKAGYKIIQSLDAPLIHSLGEVKEKIIFGKTLTSTNHNAVRRYYITRNRLDVYRNYFSQEKKWIKIDFVNSIMEFVKIILIEDQKSLKVLNIFRGTKDALLNNWGPYRYTK
- a CDS encoding glycosyltransferase yields the protein MKLFLRYVKLVKDINPDLVMTYAIKPNIYGGMTARLLKKKYIINITGIGTAFQKENMLKKLSHYCIE